Proteins from one Arthrobacter sp. DNA4 genomic window:
- the rsmG gene encoding 16S rRNA (guanine(527)-N(7))-methyltransferase RsmG, with protein sequence MVDITAAELRAAEKIFGDRLELAKRYVEHLATSGTERGLIGPREVPRLWSRHVLNCAVIESEIAQGSHVADVGSGAGLPGLCLAIARPDLELTLIEPLERRVIWLQEVVDDLGLDNVTVMRTRAELAVGHVEADVVTARAVSALTNLAGLTIPLLGGHGEVVAIKGRSAGEEIEKAAKTIRKLGGVETSVLTVGDNLLEEPTTVVRIVVNKSQKKS encoded by the coding sequence ATGGTTGACATCACGGCAGCAGAGCTCCGCGCTGCTGAGAAGATCTTCGGCGACCGCCTCGAGCTGGCCAAGCGGTATGTTGAGCACCTCGCCACGTCCGGGACGGAACGGGGCCTGATTGGCCCGCGCGAGGTTCCCAGGCTGTGGAGCCGCCACGTGCTCAATTGCGCGGTCATTGAAAGCGAGATCGCCCAGGGGAGCCATGTGGCCGACGTCGGAAGCGGCGCAGGACTGCCTGGTCTTTGCCTTGCCATCGCGCGTCCCGACCTTGAGCTGACCCTCATCGAACCGCTGGAGCGCAGGGTGATCTGGCTCCAGGAAGTGGTTGATGACCTCGGCCTGGACAATGTCACGGTGATGCGTACGCGGGCCGAGCTGGCCGTGGGACACGTGGAGGCCGACGTGGTGACGGCCCGCGCCGTTTCGGCGTTGACCAACCTTGCCGGCCTTACCATCCCGCTGTTGGGAGGGCACGGTGAAGTGGTGGCGATCAAGGGCCGCAGCGCCGGCGAAGAGATCGAGAAGGCGGCAAAGACCATCCGCAAGCTGGGTGGTGTGGAGACCTCGGTGCTGACGGTGGGTGACAACCTGCTGGAAGAACCCACCACGGTGGTCCGCATCGTGGTGAACAAGTCCCAAAAGAAGTCCTAA